In Aegilops tauschii subsp. strangulata cultivar AL8/78 chromosome 3, Aet v6.0, whole genome shotgun sequence, one genomic interval encodes:
- the LOC109753772 gene encoding rop guanine nucleotide exchange factor 9, translating to MAANGGSLERRGSMRRSGSKAKEEPAADHGAEEHASGPSDIEVIKEKFGKLLLGEDMSGSGKGVPSALALSNAVTNLAAAVFGEQRKLEPMAPDRKARWKKEVGWLLSVADQIVEFVAKKQVLDNGVEMEVMGTQQRRDLQSNIPALRKIDAMLLDYLDAFKDRTDFWYVKRDSCSDAEKEESTEKWWIPIVKVPPNGLAPASRAWIQHQKELVNQVLKAAMAINANCLMEMAIPESYLESLPKNGRASLGDALYRIITDVEFDPDDFLSTVDLTSEHKILDLKDRIEASVIIWNRKVHNKDGKSSWGSAVSQEKREQFEERAQTLLLIIKHRFPGIPQSTLDIAKIQENRDVGFALLESYSRVLESLAFNVMSRIEDVIVADNVAREKAKKDAPAGSSLEAPPQVPDGADSMTLLDFMGWNGDSEGRPDDQSPSAVDPAQDDGRLMKLPNIMTNLFMKTTQ from the exons ATGGCGGCCAACGGCGGGTCGCTGGAGCGGCGGGGCTCCATGCGGCGGTCGGGGAGCAAGGCGAAGGAGGAGCCGGCGGCCGACCATGGCGCCGAGGAGCACGCCTCGGGACCTTCCG ACATTGAAGTGATCAAGGAGAAGTTCGGCAAGCTGCTGCTCGGGGAGGACATGTCGGGGTCCGGCAAAGGCGTGCCGTCCGCGCTAGCCCTGTCCAACGCCGTCACTAATCTTGCAG CTGCTGTGTTCGGCGAGCAACGCAAGTTGGAGCCCATGGCCCCCGACAGAAAGGcgaggtggaagaaagaagtgGGCTGGCTCCTGTCCGTGGCAGATCAGATCGTGGAGTTCGTCGCCAAGAAACAAGTCCTGGACAACGGCGTCGAAATGGAG GTGATGGGCACGCAGCAGCGAAGGGATCTGCAGTCCAACATACCGGCGTTGCGCAAGATCGACGCCATGCTTCTC GATTACCTGGACGCCTTCAAGGACCGCACCGACTTTTGGTACGTAAAGCGCGACTCGTGCTCGGACGCCGAGAAAGAGGAGTCTACAGAGAAGTGGTGGATACCCATCGTGAAGGTCCCTCCCAACGGGCTGGCCCCGGCGTCCAGAGCCTGGATCCAGCACCAGAAGGAGCTGGTGAACCAGGTGCTCAAGGCGGCCATGGCCATCAACGCCAACTGCCTCATGGAGATGGCCATCCCAGAGTCCTACCTAGAGTCGCTGCCCAAG AACGGGCGGGCGAGCCTCGGGGACGCGCTGTACCGGATCATCACGGACGTGGAGTTCGACCCGGACGACTTCCTGTCGACGGTGGACCTGACGTCGGAGCACAAGATCCTGGACCTCAAGGACCGCATCGAGGCGTCGGTCATCATCTGGAACAGGAAGGTGCACAACAAGGACGGCAAGTCCTCGTGGGGCTCCGCCGTCAGCCAGGAGAAGCGTGAGCAGTTCGAGGAGCGGGCGCAGACGCTGCTGCTCATCATCAAGCACAGGTTCCCCGGCATCCCCCAGTCCACCCTCGACATCGCAAAGATACAAGAAAACAGG GACGTGGGATTTGCTCTCCTGGAGAGCTACTCCAGGGTCCTCGAGAGCCTCGCCTTCAACGTCATGTCCAGGATAGAGGACGTGATCGTCGCCGACAACGTGGCCAGGGAGAAGGCCAAGAAGGACGCGCCGGCCGGCTCGAGCTTGGAGGCGCCCCCCCAGGTCCCCGACGGGGCAGACAGCATGACGCTGCTCGACTTCATGGGCTGGAACGGCGACTCGGAGGGGAGGCCCGACGACCAGTCCCCGTCGGCGGTGGACCCGGCGCAGGACGACGGGAGGCTCATGAAGCTGCCCAACATCATGACCAACCTTTTTATGAAAACGACACAGTGA
- the LOC109753782 gene encoding uncharacterized protein, with amino-acid sequence MLEGKATVEDTDMPAKMQLQATSAASRALDRFDVLDCRSIAAHIKKEFDTIYGPGWQCVVGCSFGCYFTHSKGSFIYFKLESLRFLVFKGMADEQPLPC; translated from the exons ATGCTGGAAGGGAAGGCGACGGTGGAGGACACCGACATGCCGGCCAAGATGCAGCTGCAGGCCACCTCGGCGGCGTCCAGGGCGCTCGACCGCTTCGACGTCCTCGACTGCCGGAGCATCGCGGCGCACATCAAGAAG GAGTTCGACACGATCTATGGCCCGGGGTGGCAGTGCGTGGTGGGCTGCAGCTTCGGCTGCTACTTCACGCACAGCAAGGGGAGCTTCATATACTTCAAGCTCGAGTCGCTCAGGTTCCTCGTGTTCAAAGGCATGGCGGATGAGCAGCCACTGCCGTGCTGA